The Myxococcales bacterium genome contains a region encoding:
- a CDS encoding acyl-CoA thioesterase, translated as MASLQASRHGIDPARAASVHTFRVRFCETDLMGIVHHASYLAYLEEGRVEWLRKRGVTYADWAARGVHLPVVEVRTRYRSPARFDDRLAVETRVETIEPYSVTFGYKVRRDDTVLVTATTKLACVDGRHRLARLSPAMRDVLLSGELPPP; from the coding sequence ATGGCAAGCCTGCAAGCGAGCCGCCACGGCATCGATCCGGCGCGCGCGGCCTCGGTCCACACGTTCCGCGTGCGTTTCTGCGAGACCGACCTCATGGGCATCGTCCACCACGCGAGCTACCTCGCCTATCTGGAGGAGGGGCGGGTCGAGTGGCTGCGCAAGCGGGGCGTCACGTACGCCGACTGGGCCGCGAGGGGCGTGCACCTGCCGGTGGTCGAGGTGCGGACGCGCTACCGGTCGCCCGCGCGCTTCGACGATCGGCTCGCCGTCGAGACGCGCGTCGAGACGATCGAGCCCTATTCGGTGACCTTCGGCTACAAGGTTCGTCGGGATGACACGGTGCTCGTCACCGCGACGACCAAGCTCGCGTGCGTCGACGGGCGCCACCGCCTCGCGCGGCTCAGCCCCGCGATGCGGGACGTGCTGCTGTCCGGCGAGCTGCCCCCGCCCTGA